A part of Rhinatrema bivittatum chromosome 16, aRhiBiv1.1, whole genome shotgun sequence genomic DNA contains:
- the DPM3 gene encoding dolichol-phosphate mannosyltransferase subunit 3 isoform X1: protein MRRYFRLSAGRGFSPAVCDITAAIMTKLMEWLFGLALLSTVWATLSFDLLSLNLPETYQQAIWPFPIYLLMIFGCYSLATIGFRVATFNDCEDAARELQEQIQEAKKDLARRGLKF, encoded by the exons ATGCGGCGATACTTCCGGCTTTCTGCTGGCCGCGGCTTTAG CCCTGCAGTGTGCGACATTACGGCAGCCATCATGACGAAGCTAATGGAATGGCTCTTTGGCCTGGCCTTGTTGAGCACAGTATGGGCAACCCTGAGCTTTGACCTCCTCAGCCTGAACCTCCCAGAGACCTACCAGCAGGCCATTTGGCCTTTTCCCATCTACCTGCTGATGATTTTTGGTTGCTACTCCCTGGCTACTATCGGCTTTCGTGTGGCTACCTTCAATGACTGCGAAGACGCAGCCAGGGAGCTACAGGAGCAGATTCAAGAGGCTAAAAAGGACCTTGCTAGACGGGGGCTGAAATTCTGA
- the DPM3 gene encoding dolichol-phosphate mannosyltransferase subunit 3 isoform X2, with amino-acid sequence MTKLMEWLFGLALLSTVWATLSFDLLSLNLPETYQQAIWPFPIYLLMIFGCYSLATIGFRVATFNDCEDAARELQEQIQEAKKDLARRGLKF; translated from the coding sequence ATGACGAAGCTAATGGAATGGCTCTTTGGCCTGGCCTTGTTGAGCACAGTATGGGCAACCCTGAGCTTTGACCTCCTCAGCCTGAACCTCCCAGAGACCTACCAGCAGGCCATTTGGCCTTTTCCCATCTACCTGCTGATGATTTTTGGTTGCTACTCCCTGGCTACTATCGGCTTTCGTGTGGCTACCTTCAATGACTGCGAAGACGCAGCCAGGGAGCTACAGGAGCAGATTCAAGAGGCTAAAAAGGACCTTGCTAGACGGGGGCTGAAATTCTGA